One genomic segment of Sminthopsis crassicaudata isolate SCR6 chromosome 2, ASM4859323v1, whole genome shotgun sequence includes these proteins:
- the ACADSB gene encoding short/branched chain specific acyl-CoA dehydrogenase, mitochondrial, which translates to MEPTAAQLLRFGGCGLLRRNFLTCPSSWRTPRFLKSSQSEALYNIPNNGAIFAPLQTFTEEEMMIKNMVKKFAEKQIAPFVAVMDENSQMEKSVIEGLFQQGLMGIEIETKYGGTGASFFSSVLAIEELAKVDASVSVLCDIQNTLINTLIRKCGTEEQKATYLTKLAKDTIGSFCLSEAQAGSDAFALKTKAEKKGDYYIINGSKKWISNAEYAGIFLVMANANPNVGYKGITCFIIDRDTEGLQIGKKENKLGLRASPTSTLIFDNVKVPVTNILGQLGHGYKYAIGMLNEGRIGIAAQMLGLAQGCFDHTIPYLKERMQFGKRILSFQGIQHQIAQVATQLEAARLLTYNAARLSETGRPFVKEASMAKYFASEVAGLTTSKCIEWMGGVGYTKDFPMEKYFRDAKIGTIYEGTSNIQLNTIAKFLDQEY; encoded by the exons CTAAGAAGAAACTTCCTGACATGCCCATCCTCTTGGAGAACTCCTCGTTTCTTAAAATCTTCCCAATCAGAAGCTTTATATAACATACCAAATAATGGGGCAATATTTGCTCCACTTCAAacatttacagaagaggaaatgatgattaaaaacatgg TTAAAAAATTTGCAGAGAAACAAATTGCTCCTTTCGTGGCAGTAATGGATGAAAATTCACAAATGGAAAAATCAGTAATAGAAGGATTATTTCAACAAGgg ttGATGGGTATTGAAATTGAAACAAAGTATGGAGGAACAGgagcttcatttttttcctctgtcttaGCAATAGAGGAATTAGCAAAGGTTGATGCATCTGTATCTGTTTTGTGTGACATCCAGAATACATTAATCAATACACTGATTAGAAAATGTGGGACAGAAGAACAAAAGGCAACCTATTTGACCAAGCTGGCTAAAGACACA ATAGGAAGTTTTTGCCTTTCTGAGGCTCAGGCTGGCAGTGATGCATTTGCTTTAAAGACTAAAGCTGAGAAGAAGGGAGACTATTATATCATCAATGGGTCCAAAAAGTGGATTAGCAACGCAGAATATGCAGGAATTTTTCTGGTCATGGCAAATGCTAATCCTAATGTG gGTTACAAAGGAATTACATGTTTCATAATAGATCGTGATACAGAGGGACttcaaatagggaaaaaagaaaacaaattaggaCTCAGAGCATCTCCCACCAGTACATTGATATTTGATAATGTTAAG gTACCAGTAACTAATATCCTAGGACAACTTGGCCATGGGTACAAATATGCCATTGGAATGCTTAATGAAGGAAGAATAGGAATTGCTGCACAA aTGTTAGGACTGGCACAAGGATGTTTTGACCACACCATTCCATATCTTAAAGAAAGAATGCAATTTGGTAAAAGGATATTGTCTTTTCAG GGAATTCAACATCAAATAGCTCAAGTGGCCACGCAGCTTGAGGCTGCAAGATTGCTGACATACAATGCTGCCAGGCTTTCAGAAACTGGAAGACCATTTGTAAAAGAAGCATCCATGGCAAAATATTTTGCATCAGAG GTTGCTGGACTGACAACTAGTAAATGCATAGAATGGATGGGTGGAGTAGGGTATACCAAAGATTTTCCAATGGAAAAATACTTTAGAGATGCAAAGATTG GTACGATATATGAAGGAACATCAAATATCCAGTTAAATACCATAGCAAAATTTTTAGATCAAGAATACTGA